From Chryseotalea sp. WA131a:
CGTGGTTCAATTTCAATTTTACCTTCTGCGCTCGCTCTTCCTTTTTTTTGATTCGCTATAATTTCTAATCCTCCATTGGGTAAACGATTAATCGCATCATACCTAAACTCCAAAATTGGTTTGCCACTCGCATCGATCATGCCAAATTTGCCCCTTTGTTTTGCCATGCAAACGCCTCCGCGAAAAAGGTCAACCCATTCGTAGTTGGGGTGGATCGCAATTTTATCTTGGGCATTCAAAAATCCCCACTTGCCAATCAACTTGATGGCGGCCAAGCCTTCATGAAAATCTCCAATGCTATCGTAGCGATTGGCAATGCGCAGTTTGCCTTTTGCATCTACAAAACCAAACTTTCCATCTTTTTGTACACCCCTAAATCCTTCGCTCTCCTTAAAAACGTATTGAACATTTTCAGTTTGAGGCTGGATGGCCGAAGGGAGGGCAATGCCTTGGTATGAAATTTTTCGATCACTTCCGTTCGGCAAATGCTCTAGCCAATAATTCTTTTCAAATGAGGTTTTGTTCGGGGTAAAGTAAATGATTTGTCCTTCGATCGTTTTTAGAAATGATTGCTCAGACTGTTTCACCAAATAATGTGTGGAATTTATCAATTGAATGGGATAAACTTGAGGTGGCACCACCCATCGCTCATTTTTATCAATGATCCCATACTGACCTCGAAACTTTACTGAAACTAAATTATCTTTTATACTGATGATTGAATCATACACACAATGAACCACTTCTTTTCCAGTATTGTCCAGCCATCCGGCATAATTGCGGTGCGTAACCAAAAATCCCTCCTCCCGCAATTTCGAAATGGATTGGTAGTATTTGTCCGTCATCACCATATTGTTTTCGTCCACCAATTGCCATCCAATGCTTGTGGTGAAGGCTTCAAATAAGTTACCCGCTGCGTTTAAACGATCGTAGGTAAATGGAACGATTACCTTCTCATGCGAGGTAATAGCACCCAGTTTTCCGTTTTTCGTAGCGATGAATCCATTGGCGATTGGTTGCAATTTTTGATACCTGATCGGAATAACAATTTTAAAATCCTGATCCACTACCCCAATTTTATCCCCCCTTGTCACCAGTTGATGACCATTGGCCAAGGGTTGCAGATTGTCTGCCATAAATTTTTTAACAATTTCGTTTTTGGGAGTCAGCCAAACCCATTCGCTTGGCAAGCGCACAACTATTTTTCCTTCGTCATTAATTTTAATGGATTGATAGATGGGCTTGAGTTTGACTTGCCCCTCGCGATCCATTAGCCCCTGCAACAAATTCTCGTAAATGATGGCATAGCCTTTATAAAAAGAAGAAATGCTGTCAATCGAAAAATCGGTTACCGCCCTCCCCTGCTCGTTGTAAAGCGCCATTTTGTTTTGTGG
This genomic window contains:
- a CDS encoding WG repeat-containing protein, yielding MKSLGLIVLTLFPLFAKANGYQLFEENGKKGIKNEQGQVIIPPSFEALGWSDGSFSVIGNVTGYRLAHYWGIINLKKEFVTKAEYETLVYAGGDNIIARKKLSPVAVKVGTLNLQGENKIPFAYDGIQISGLRAIVFNLVKGKFWYGLTDLQNNVLLPVSFKNIFSLGTLRFAVQNPQNKMALYNEQGRAVTDFSIDSISSFYKGYAIIYENLLQGLMDREGQVKLKPIYQSIKINDEGKIVVRLPSEWVWLTPKNEIVKKFMADNLQPLANGHQLVTRGDKIGVVDQDFKIVIPIRYQKLQPIANGFIATKNGKLGAITSHEKVIVPFTYDRLNAAGNLFEAFTTSIGWQLVDENNMVMTDKYYQSISKLREEGFLVTHRNYAGWLDNTGKEVVHCVYDSIISIKDNLVSVKFRGQYGIIDKNERWVVPPQVYPIQLINSTHYLVKQSEQSFLKTIEGQIIYFTPNKTSFEKNYWLEHLPNGSDRKISYQGIALPSAIQPQTENVQYVFKESEGFRGVQKDGKFGFVDAKGKLRIANRYDSIGDFHEGLAAIKLIGKWGFLNAQDKIAIHPNYEWVDLFRGGVCMAKQRGKFGMIDASGKPILEFRYDAINRLPNGGLEIIANQKKGRASAEGKIEIEPRFDYLREVENGRLIASQEGLFGVISMEGLSLIPIQYHGLHLDNSGKFFIGMINEKMKEVSID